CTTCCTCCGATAAAGCACTTGTTGAAATTAAACCTTCCGACCGCTTGCACCGCCTCTCCTTCAAAAATTTCTATGGTAACATTGAACTTTCGCGCGTTTTCCTCGATTAACCTCACCGCTTCCTTTTCCCTGTCAACAGCTATAACCTTTGCGCCCAAAAGGGCGCTCTGGACGGAAATGCTTCCCGTCCCCGCGCCCAGGTCCAAAAGCACATCCCCAGTTGAAATATCCAAATAGGATAGGGTGACAGCCCTTACCTCGAACTTGGTCATCGGGATATTCCCTCTGATAAACTCCTCATCTTTTA
This genomic window from Thermovenabulum gondwanense contains:
- the cbiT gene encoding precorrin-6Y C5,15-methyltransferase (decarboxylating) subunit CbiT; protein product: MWIKDEEFIRGNIPMTKFEVRAVTLSYLDISTGDVLLDLGAGTGSISVQSALLGAKVIAVDREKEAVRLIEENARKFNVTIEIFEGEAVQAVGRFNFNKCFIGGSGGNIGAILEAVNNRLPPGGVVGANFIKPENAWKFHERLKILNYEVDSCMVSVVRMDERGIYKALTPVIIVRAKKGGLGWAYFTV